One Thermus sp. CCB_US3_UF1 DNA window includes the following coding sequences:
- a CDS encoding DMT family transporter: protein MGYLYLLLAAFLWGLIGPVSRMAFQEGLPPLLVAFFRAVIAWAFFGLHALWARQVRVAARDLPALFLFGLVGVSLFYGSYQLAVGYGGAALASVLLYTAPAWVALLSFLVLREPLDRQGLLAVALTLLGVGLMGLGGGSEVRAGPLALLFGLLSGFTYALYYIFGKLYLPRYATPTLFLYALPVGALGLLPFVDPVPLRPGALGALLFLGVFSTYGAYLAYYAGLKRLPATRASVVATLEPVVANLFAFLLFREVLSPLGYLGAALVLLAVLLSVRR from the coding sequence ATGGGCTACCTGTACCTGCTCCTGGCGGCCTTTCTTTGGGGGCTTATCGGCCCGGTAAGCCGCATGGCCTTCCAAGAGGGTCTTCCCCCCCTCCTGGTGGCCTTTTTCCGTGCGGTCATCGCCTGGGCCTTCTTTGGCCTCCACGCCCTGTGGGCGCGCCAGGTGCGGGTGGCGGCCAGGGATCTTCCCGCCCTTTTCCTCTTCGGCCTGGTGGGGGTGTCCCTCTTCTACGGTTCCTACCAGCTGGCGGTGGGGTACGGGGGGGCGGCCTTGGCCTCGGTCCTCCTCTACACCGCCCCCGCCTGGGTGGCCCTCCTTTCCTTCCTGGTCCTCCGCGAGCCCTTGGACCGCCAGGGGCTTTTGGCCGTGGCCCTTACCCTCCTGGGGGTGGGGCTCATGGGCCTGGGCGGGGGGAGCGAGGTGCGCGCCGGTCCCTTGGCCCTCCTCTTCGGCCTGCTTTCGGGGTTCACCTACGCCCTTTACTACATTTTTGGGAAGCTCTACCTTCCCCGCTACGCCACGCCCACCCTCTTCCTCTACGCCCTTCCCGTGGGGGCCTTGGGCCTCCTTCCCTTCGTGGACCCCGTCCCCTTGCGCCCCGGGGCCCTTGGGGCCCTCCTCTTCCTGGGGGTCTTTTCCACCTACGGGGCCTATTTGGCCTACTATGCCGGGCTTAAACGCCTTCCCGCCACCCGGGCCAGCGTGGTGGCCACCCTCGAGCCCGTGGTGGCCAATCTCTTCGCCTTCCTCCTCTTCCGGGAGGTGCTTTCCCCCTTGGGCTACCTGGGGGCTGCCTTGGTCCTCCTGGCGGTCCTCCTCAGCGTGCGGCGGTAG
- a CDS encoding HNH endonuclease has translation MGPAHPKASDLDAPRVLVLNAAYEVLGLASIKRSVLLVLSGSAEMVSESGRFLHTPSTRIPVPSVIRLKRLVRRGPSRIPLNRRNVLRRDRYTCQYCGRQGGELTVDHVLPRSRGGKGTWENLVAACRPCNLKKGDRTPEEAGMRLLKSPRAPRAPLFLAELKEVPEDWRPYLEAFLR, from the coding sequence GTGGGCCCGGCTCACCCCAAGGCCTCGGACCTGGACGCTCCCAGGGTCTTGGTGCTCAACGCCGCCTATGAGGTGCTGGGCTTGGCCAGCATCAAGCGGAGCGTCCTCCTGGTCCTTTCTGGGAGCGCGGAGATGGTTTCCGAAAGCGGCCGCTTCCTCCACACCCCCTCCACCCGCATCCCCGTGCCCAGCGTCATCCGCCTGAAGCGCCTGGTGCGCCGGGGTCCAAGCCGCATCCCCCTCAACCGCCGCAACGTCCTCCGGCGGGACCGGTACACCTGCCAGTACTGTGGCCGCCAGGGTGGGGAGCTCACCGTGGACCATGTTCTGCCCCGGAGCCGGGGGGGCAAGGGCACCTGGGAGAACCTGGTGGCCGCCTGCCGCCCCTGCAACCTCAAAAAGGGGGACCGCACCCCGGAGGAGGCGGGGATGCGCCTGCTCAAGTCCCCGCGGGCGCCTAGGGCGCCCCTTTTTTTGGCCGAGCTCAAGGAGGTTCCGGAGGACTGGAGGCCTTACCTGGAGGCCTTTTTGCGGTAG
- a CDS encoding tetratricopeptide repeat protein, which translates to MMKPIPKALPLLLGLGLALAQPSLEQAEALLKAGNYAQAALAYEEVLARDYGRLEAHLGLGVALFRAGRLEEARFAFDQMVRVFPERYEGHFNLGQVYLRLGKPQEAAGAFAKAAELSPSEEAYLGWASALAQAGQAKEAAEALKKGLTPERSPAYRLALAQALYAAGARAEAVPVLYGLLNRDPKAAEAWDLLARILAEEGLKARALRELDRGLALVEGKARARLLLRKALLSPSPEPLLREAYALDPSLWEAAYLLGRARLEAGDPRGALAFLLPAYRTSPEPEVALALAGAYLALKDYPNAYRYADEAGPSGLFLKAQAARALGRRVEALELLEGVNALEAQAFKGSILLEMGRAEEALGVLRTAYTAQKSPEVGVNLGASLLALGRFGEAELVLREILQAAPRMAAAWYNLGLALKALGREAEAQRALTQAANLGSAEAKALLRR; encoded by the coding sequence ATGATGAAACCCATTCCCAAAGCCCTTCCGCTCCTTCTGGGGTTGGGCCTGGCCCTGGCCCAGCCCTCCTTGGAGCAGGCGGAGGCCCTGCTGAAGGCGGGGAACTACGCCCAGGCCGCCTTGGCCTACGAGGAGGTCCTGGCCCGGGACTATGGCCGCCTCGAGGCCCACCTGGGCCTGGGGGTGGCCCTCTTCCGGGCGGGCCGCCTGGAGGAGGCCCGCTTCGCCTTTGACCAGATGGTCCGGGTCTTCCCCGAACGCTACGAGGGCCACTTCAACCTGGGCCAGGTTTACCTGCGCCTGGGGAAGCCCCAGGAGGCGGCGGGGGCCTTTGCCAAGGCCGCGGAGCTTTCCCCCAGCGAGGAGGCCTACTTGGGCTGGGCCAGCGCCCTGGCCCAGGCCGGCCAGGCCAAAGAGGCGGCGGAAGCCCTCAAAAAGGGCCTTACCCCCGAGCGGAGCCCCGCTTACCGCCTGGCCTTGGCCCAGGCCCTTTACGCCGCGGGGGCCCGGGCGGAGGCGGTGCCGGTGCTCTATGGCCTCCTCAACCGGGACCCCAAGGCCGCCGAGGCCTGGGACCTCCTGGCCCGCATCCTGGCGGAGGAGGGGCTGAAGGCCCGGGCCTTGCGGGAACTGGACCGGGGCCTGGCCCTGGTGGAGGGGAAGGCCCGGGCCCGGCTTCTCCTGCGTAAGGCTCTCCTTTCCCCAAGCCCCGAGCCCCTTCTGCGGGAGGCCTACGCCCTGGACCCCTCCCTATGGGAGGCGGCCTACCTCCTGGGCCGCGCCCGCCTCGAGGCGGGGGACCCCCGGGGGGCGCTGGCCTTCCTCCTCCCCGCCTACCGCACCAGCCCCGAGCCCGAGGTGGCCTTGGCCCTGGCCGGGGCTTACCTGGCCCTGAAGGACTACCCCAACGCCTACCGCTACGCGGACGAGGCGGGCCCCTCCGGGCTTTTCCTCAAGGCCCAGGCCGCCCGCGCCCTGGGGCGCCGGGTGGAGGCCCTGGAGCTACTAGAGGGGGTGAACGCCCTCGAGGCCCAGGCCTTCAAAGGGTCCATCCTCTTGGAGATGGGCCGGGCCGAGGAGGCTTTGGGGGTGCTGCGCACCGCCTACACCGCCCAGAAAAGCCCCGAGGTCGGGGTCAACCTGGGGGCTTCCCTGCTGGCCCTGGGGCGGTTTGGCGAGGCCGAACTGGTCCTGAGGGAGATCCTCCAGGCTGCGCCCCGCATGGCCGCGGCCTGGTACAACCTGGGCCTGGCCCTCAAGGCCCTGGGCCGCGAGGCGGAGGCCCAGCGGGCCCTGACCCAGGCGGCCAACCTGGGTTCAGCCGAGGCCAAGGCCCTTCTGCGGAGGTAA
- a CDS encoding SPOR domain-containing protein has product MRWLRENWLDLLIFLLIAVVAAGIVLYLTGVNPFARPKPQAESLPAPSVPASPSPSPAPTPSPEPAQPVVTVLPLPQAPPASEETGRSPVAPAPQKASQVQAPSQASPPRSSAPPSPTGAYRVVVGAFANPENAARLRQELAQKGYPARLEPAGNLTRVVVGPYASEAQARQVAEALTVYGAQVYRGQGAAPPPAGQVYLQVGAFQKEENALLVAGRLKELGLPVVLVKDGVYRVRVGPVAEAEKEDVKAKVAALGLEALEVR; this is encoded by the coding sequence ATGCGCTGGCTTCGGGAAAACTGGCTGGACCTCCTGATCTTCTTGCTCATCGCCGTGGTGGCGGCGGGCATCGTCCTTTACCTCACCGGGGTGAACCCCTTTGCCCGGCCTAAGCCACAAGCGGAAAGCCTCCCTGCCCCCTCGGTGCCGGCTTCCCCCTCTCCGTCCCCTGCCCCCACCCCTTCCCCAGAACCGGCCCAGCCGGTGGTAACCGTTCTGCCCCTGCCCCAGGCACCCCCGGCTTCCGAGGAAACCGGACGGTCCCCGGTAGCCCCTGCCCCCCAAAAGGCCAGCCAGGTTCAAGCCCCGTCCCAGGCTTCGCCCCCCCGTTCTTCCGCCCCTCCTTCGCCCACAGGCGCCTACCGGGTGGTGGTGGGGGCCTTCGCCAACCCGGAAAACGCCGCCAGGCTCCGCCAGGAGCTAGCCCAAAAGGGCTATCCCGCCCGTTTGGAGCCCGCGGGAAACCTGACCCGGGTGGTGGTGGGGCCTTACGCCTCCGAGGCCCAGGCCCGCCAGGTGGCCGAGGCCCTAACGGTTTACGGGGCCCAGGTCTACCGGGGCCAGGGGGCTGCCCCGCCTCCGGCGGGGCAGGTCTACCTGCAGGTGGGGGCCTTCCAGAAGGAGGAAAACGCCTTGCTCGTGGCCGGCAGGCTCAAGGAGCTGGGCTTGCCCGTGGTTCTGGTCAAGGACGGGGTCTACCGGGTCCGGGTGGGCCCGGTGGCCGAGGCGGAGAAGGAAGATGTGAAAGCCAAGGTGGCGGCCCTGGGTTTAGAGGCCCTGGAGGTGCGATGA
- a CDS encoding redox-sensing transcriptional repressor Rex — protein sequence MKVPSAAIIRLVTYLRILEELEAKGVHRTSSEQLAEEAQVTAFQVRKDLSYFGSYGTRGVGYTVPVLKRELRHILGLNRKWGLCIVGMGRLGSALADYPGFGESFELRGFFDVDPEKIGRRVGSGVIEPLDLLPQRVPGRIEIALLTVPREAAQEAADRLVAAGIRGILNFAPVVLEVPKEVAVENVDFLAGLARLSFSILNPKWREEMMG from the coding sequence ATGAAGGTTCCTAGCGCAGCCATCATCCGCTTGGTCACCTACTTGCGCATCCTGGAGGAGCTGGAGGCCAAGGGGGTCCACCGCACCAGCTCCGAGCAGCTGGCGGAGGAGGCCCAGGTGACGGCCTTCCAGGTGCGCAAGGACCTGTCCTACTTTGGCTCCTACGGCACCCGGGGGGTGGGGTACACCGTCCCTGTGCTCAAGCGGGAACTCCGCCACATCCTGGGCCTGAACCGCAAATGGGGCCTTTGCATCGTGGGCATGGGGCGTTTGGGTAGCGCTTTGGCCGACTACCCGGGCTTTGGGGAAAGCTTTGAGCTGCGGGGCTTTTTTGATGTAGATCCGGAAAAAATCGGCCGCAGGGTGGGAAGCGGCGTCATCGAGCCCCTAGACCTTCTCCCGCAGAGGGTGCCGGGCCGCATTGAGATCGCCTTGCTCACCGTGCCGCGGGAAGCGGCCCAGGAGGCGGCGGACCGTCTGGTGGCCGCGGGCATCAGGGGCATCCTCAACTTTGCGCCGGTGGTCTTGGAAGTGCCCAAGGAGGTGGCGGTGGAGAACGTGGACTTCCTGGCTGGACTGGCGCGGCTTTCCTTCTCTATACTGAACCCTAAGTGGAGAGAGGAGATGATGGGGTGA
- a CDS encoding polyprenyl synthetase family protein has product MTVQEALEAPLLRFEQALSELVQSEVLFIRLIHQDLVTAGGKRIRPRLVFLASRALGGAPFELELALAVELLHSATLLHDDLIDEAETRRGKEAAFRKYGNAVSVLSGDFLLSRLLHVIAKTGRMELVERFAQVAKTLSEGEVLQFQVAALEDYSLENYERIITAKTAVLMALATEGPALLREEPLEVRQALYRFGLLYGQAFQMRDDYLDLMGTPEVLGKPVGGDVREGKATLITLLLMERFPEVREVLRRKGREPGDLERLRDLARKSGVAREVEAHIRQRAQQAAEALAFLPDSPYKEALKALALKEAERLA; this is encoded by the coding sequence GTGACGGTTCAGGAAGCCCTCGAGGCCCCCCTCCTCCGCTTTGAACAGGCCCTTTCGGAACTGGTCCAGTCCGAAGTCCTCTTCATCCGCCTCATCCACCAGGACCTGGTGACCGCCGGGGGCAAGCGCATCCGCCCCCGGCTGGTCTTCTTGGCCTCGAGGGCCCTGGGAGGCGCCCCCTTTGAGCTGGAGCTGGCCCTGGCGGTGGAGCTCCTCCACTCCGCCACCCTCCTCCACGACGACCTGATCGATGAGGCGGAAACCCGCCGGGGGAAGGAGGCGGCCTTCCGCAAATACGGCAACGCGGTCTCCGTCCTCTCGGGGGACTTCCTCCTCTCCCGCCTCCTCCACGTGATCGCCAAGACGGGGCGGATGGAGCTGGTGGAGCGCTTCGCCCAGGTGGCCAAGACCCTCTCGGAAGGGGAGGTGCTCCAGTTCCAGGTGGCGGCCTTGGAGGACTACTCCCTGGAGAACTACGAGCGCATCATCACCGCCAAGACTGCGGTCCTCATGGCCCTGGCCACCGAAGGACCCGCCCTGCTGCGGGAGGAGCCCTTGGAGGTGCGGCAGGCCCTATACCGCTTCGGCCTCCTCTACGGTCAGGCCTTCCAGATGCGGGACGATTACCTGGACCTCATGGGCACCCCTGAGGTCCTGGGCAAGCCCGTGGGGGGGGATGTGCGGGAGGGGAAGGCCACCCTCATCACCCTGCTCCTCATGGAGCGGTTTCCCGAGGTGCGGGAGGTCCTGCGGCGCAAGGGGCGGGAGCCGGGGGACCTGGAGCGCCTCCGGGACCTGGCCCGGAAAAGCGGGGTGGCCCGGGAAGTGGAGGCCCATATCCGCCAGCGGGCCCAGCAGGCGGCGGAGGCCTTGGCCTTCCTGCCCGACTCCCCCTACAAGGAGGCCCTGAAGGCCTTGGCCTTGAAGGAGGCGGAGCGCCTGGCCTAG
- a CDS encoding Glu/Leu/Phe/Val dehydrogenase: MAIPAYRPPEDPGLWEAFLERLERTLKVAAVHPTTVEYLAHPKRLVTVSLPVVMDDGKVRVFQGYRVVHDIARGPAKGGVRLHPGVTLGQTAGLAAWMTLKAAVYDLPFGGAAGGVAVDPKALSPRELERLVRRYTAELVNLIGPDIDILGPDVGTDQQVMAWIMDTYSMTVGSTVPGVVTGKPHALGGSEGRDDAAGLGVALVLRELAQRRGLPLEGARVAVQGFGQVGGSFALHAEAMGLKVVAVSTGRGVMYREAGLPVGEVLRHYEATGELPHYHLAPEEVFALPVDYLVLAALEGALDGERAKGVQARAVLEAANFALTLEAEAYLLGKGVLVVPDLLTGGGGLLASYLEWVQDLNMFFWSADEVRQSFTKSVAKAVAEVCARAEGLGADLRTGALALALERLNEATRLRGVYP; encoded by the coding sequence ATGGCCATTCCCGCGTACCGCCCCCCGGAGGACCCGGGCCTCTGGGAGGCCTTTCTAGAACGCTTGGAGCGGACCCTGAAGGTGGCGGCGGTCCACCCCACCACGGTGGAGTACCTGGCCCACCCCAAGCGGCTGGTGACGGTTTCCCTGCCCGTGGTGATGGACGACGGCAAGGTGCGGGTCTTCCAAGGGTACCGGGTGGTGCACGACATCGCCCGCGGCCCGGCCAAGGGGGGGGTGCGCCTCCACCCCGGGGTTACCCTGGGCCAGACCGCAGGCCTGGCCGCCTGGATGACCCTGAAGGCCGCGGTCTACGACCTCCCCTTCGGAGGGGCGGCGGGCGGGGTGGCGGTGGACCCCAAGGCCCTCTCCCCCCGGGAGCTGGAGCGCCTGGTGCGGCGGTACACCGCCGAGCTGGTGAACCTCATCGGCCCGGATATAGACATCCTGGGCCCCGATGTGGGCACGGACCAGCAGGTCATGGCCTGGATCATGGACACCTACTCCATGACCGTGGGCTCCACCGTGCCCGGGGTGGTGACGGGCAAGCCCCACGCCCTGGGGGGTTCGGAGGGCCGGGATGACGCCGCGGGCCTAGGGGTGGCCCTGGTCCTCCGGGAGTTGGCCCAAAGGCGCGGCCTACCCCTCGAGGGGGCCCGGGTGGCGGTGCAGGGCTTCGGCCAGGTGGGGGGGAGCTTCGCCCTCCACGCCGAGGCCATGGGCCTCAAGGTGGTGGCGGTCTCCACGGGGCGGGGGGTCATGTACCGCGAGGCGGGGCTTCCCGTGGGCGAGGTCCTCCGCCACTACGAGGCCACGGGGGAGCTTCCCCACTACCACCTGGCCCCCGAGGAGGTCTTCGCCCTGCCCGTGGACTACCTGGTCCTGGCGGCCCTCGAGGGGGCCCTGGATGGGGAAAGGGCCAAGGGGGTGCAGGCCCGGGCGGTGCTGGAGGCGGCCAACTTCGCCCTTACCCTCGAGGCCGAGGCCTACCTCCTGGGCAAAGGGGTCTTGGTGGTGCCGGACCTCCTCACCGGGGGCGGGGGGCTTCTGGCCAGCTATCTGGAGTGGGTGCAGGACCTCAACATGTTCTTCTGGAGTGCGGACGAGGTGCGGCAAAGCTTTACCAAGAGCGTGGCCAAAGCGGTGGCCGAGGTATGCGCCCGGGCCGAGGGGCTTGGGGCCGACCTGCGCACCGGGGCTTTGGCCCTGGCTCTGGAGCGGCTGAACGAGGCTACCCGGCTTCGCGGCGTTTACCCTTGA
- a CDS encoding Glu/Leu/Phe/Val dehydrogenase, which translates to MKSEPLSYLGKDGGPWEIFVEQVDRVIPYLGRYAPLAESLKRPKRVLIVDVPIHLDDGTVAHFEGYRVHHNTARGPAKGGVRYHPEVTLSEVMALAAWMTIKNAAVGLPYGGGKGGIRVDPRKLSPHELERLTRRYTSEIGILLGPDRDIPAPDVNTGEREMAWMMDTFSMNVGRTVPGVVTGKPIALGGSLGRRDATGRGVFVTAAAAAEKIGLPIAGSRVILQGFGNVGNAAARIFHDHGARILAVQDHTGTVYHEGGIDPYDLLRHVQEYGGVRGYPRAEPLPNAEFWSIPTDFLIPAALEKQITEQNAWRIQAKIVAEGANGPTTPAADDILLEKGVLVVPDVIANAGGVTVSYFEWVQDFNSYFWSEEEINARLERVLRSAFEAVWQVSQEKKIPLRTAAYVVAATRVLEARALRGLYP; encoded by the coding sequence ATGAAGAGCGAACCCCTTTCCTACCTGGGCAAGGACGGCGGCCCTTGGGAGATCTTCGTGGAGCAGGTGGACCGGGTAATCCCCTACCTGGGGCGGTACGCTCCCCTGGCCGAGAGCCTCAAGCGGCCCAAGCGGGTCCTGATCGTGGACGTGCCCATCCACCTGGACGACGGCACGGTGGCCCACTTTGAGGGGTACAGGGTTCACCACAACACCGCCCGCGGTCCCGCCAAGGGCGGGGTGCGTTACCACCCCGAGGTCACCCTCTCCGAGGTCATGGCCCTGGCGGCCTGGATGACCATCAAGAACGCCGCCGTGGGCCTGCCCTACGGGGGGGGCAAGGGCGGCATCCGGGTGGACCCCAGGAAGCTCTCCCCCCACGAGCTGGAACGCCTCACCCGCCGCTACACCTCGGAGATCGGCATCCTGCTTGGGCCCGACCGGGACATCCCCGCCCCCGATGTGAACACCGGGGAGAGGGAGATGGCCTGGATGATGGACACCTTCTCCATGAACGTGGGCCGCACCGTGCCCGGGGTGGTGACGGGCAAGCCCATCGCCCTGGGGGGTTCCCTGGGGCGGCGGGACGCCACGGGGCGGGGGGTGTTCGTGACCGCGGCGGCGGCGGCGGAGAAGATCGGGCTTCCCATCGCCGGCAGCCGGGTGATCCTCCAGGGCTTCGGCAACGTGGGCAACGCCGCGGCCCGCATCTTCCACGACCACGGGGCCCGGATCCTGGCCGTCCAGGACCACACGGGCACGGTCTACCACGAGGGGGGGATTGACCCTTACGACCTCCTCCGCCACGTGCAGGAGTACGGGGGGGTGCGGGGCTACCCCAGGGCCGAGCCCCTGCCCAACGCCGAGTTCTGGTCCATCCCCACCGACTTCCTCATCCCCGCCGCCTTGGAGAAGCAGATCACCGAGCAGAACGCCTGGCGCATCCAGGCCAAGATCGTGGCCGAAGGGGCCAACGGCCCCACCACCCCCGCGGCGGACGACATCCTCCTGGAGAAGGGGGTTTTGGTGGTGCCCGACGTGATCGCCAACGCCGGCGGGGTGACGGTGAGCTACTTTGAGTGGGTTCAGGACTTCAACTCCTACTTCTGGAGCGAGGAGGAGATCAACGCCAGGCTGGAAAGGGTTCTACGGAGCGCCTTTGAGGCCGTGTGGCAGGTGAGCCAGGAGAAGAAGATCCCCTTGCGCACCGCGGCCTACGTGGTGGCCGCCACCCGGGTCCTCGAGGCCCGGGCCCTGCGGGGCCTTTACCCCTAA
- a CDS encoding GNAT family N-acetyltransferase: protein MDWPRHGRVTLKPFAAGLTEAEWRGLYETFRDPEVAEWNGSSPLRSPLWLFKRFVQAEMRRKDRMAFAILDEKGEYLGTLELYDLTPEEATLGILIGRKDRWGQGYGTEAVRAALGYAFGQLGLKRVRLRTFAHNLRARRAFQKAGFREVGFGPGPKGKEDVYMEVCREDFDLEA, encoded by the coding sequence GTGGATTGGCCCCGGCATGGCCGCGTCACCCTGAAGCCCTTCGCCGCCGGGCTTACGGAGGCGGAGTGGCGGGGGCTTTACGAAACCTTCCGCGACCCCGAGGTGGCGGAGTGGAATGGTTCCAGCCCCTTGCGCTCCCCCCTTTGGCTTTTCAAGCGGTTCGTCCAGGCGGAGATGCGGCGCAAGGACCGGATGGCCTTCGCCATTCTGGACGAAAAGGGGGAGTACCTGGGCACCCTGGAGCTTTACGACCTCACCCCCGAGGAGGCCACCTTGGGCATCCTCATCGGGCGGAAGGACCGCTGGGGCCAGGGGTACGGCACCGAGGCGGTGCGGGCCGCCCTGGGGTATGCCTTTGGCCAGCTTGGGCTCAAGCGGGTGAGGCTCCGCACCTTCGCCCACAACCTTCGGGCGCGGAGGGCCTTCCAAAAGGCGGGGTTCCGCGAGGTGGGCTTTGGCCCCGGGCCCAAGGGGAAGGAGGATGTGTACATGGAGGTGTGCCGTGAGGATTTTGACCTCGAGGCTTAG
- a CDS encoding 2-hydroxyacid dehydrogenase, whose translation MRILTSRLREEVFALLPQGVEVRFLDEPWPRSADLFLPPFGQEEVVRRVLAEVEVRVVQTLSAGVDWILPLLPPGVVLCDGSGIHDVPVAEWVVLALLSLLKDLPGFLEAQREGRWAPRRLPDLEGQTVLLLGYGAIGKAVEARLRPFGVELLPVARHPRPGVYTPKDLPHLLPRADAVVLLLPLTPETRGMVDQDFLARLKPGALLVNAGRGPLVDTEALLKALEAGRVRAFLDVTDPEPLPEGHPLWRAKGVVITPHVAGLSQGFSRRAARFLAEQVGRYLRGEPLLNVVREGY comes from the coding sequence GTGAGGATTTTGACCTCGAGGCTTAGGGAGGAGGTCTTCGCCCTCCTGCCCCAGGGGGTGGAGGTGCGCTTTCTGGACGAGCCCTGGCCTAGGAGCGCTGACCTTTTCCTCCCCCCCTTCGGCCAGGAGGAGGTGGTGCGCCGGGTCCTGGCCGAGGTGGAGGTCAGGGTGGTCCAGACCCTTTCCGCCGGGGTGGACTGGATCCTGCCCCTTCTCCCCCCAGGGGTGGTCCTCTGCGACGGTTCGGGCATCCACGACGTGCCCGTGGCCGAGTGGGTGGTCCTGGCCCTTCTTTCCCTCCTTAAGGACCTCCCAGGCTTCCTGGAGGCCCAGAGGGAAGGCCGCTGGGCCCCCAGGCGCCTTCCCGACTTGGAGGGCCAGACGGTGCTGCTCCTGGGCTACGGGGCCATCGGGAAGGCGGTGGAGGCCCGGCTTAGGCCCTTTGGGGTGGAGCTCCTCCCCGTGGCCCGCCACCCCCGGCCTGGGGTCTACACCCCCAAGGACCTCCCCCACCTCCTGCCCCGGGCGGACGCCGTGGTCCTCCTCCTCCCCCTCACCCCCGAGACCCGGGGGATGGTGGACCAGGACTTCCTGGCCCGCCTTAAGCCCGGGGCCCTCCTGGTGAACGCTGGCCGGGGGCCCTTGGTGGACACGGAAGCCCTCCTGAAGGCCCTGGAGGCGGGCCGGGTGCGGGCCTTTTTGGACGTGACCGATCCCGAGCCCCTGCCCGAAGGCCACCCCCTGTGGCGGGCCAAAGGGGTGGTCATCACCCCCCATGTGGCCGGGCTTTCCCAGGGGTTTTCCCGGCGGGCGGCCCGGTTCTTGGCCGAGCAGGTGGGGCGGTACCTGCGGGGGGAGCCCCTCTTGAACGTGGTGCGGGAGGGGTACTGA
- a CDS encoding deoxyhypusine synthase, whose translation MEKKELLSTPVVPIDIKAFDAGPILEAMGKTAFQARNLHRAAEIYLRMLEDEAAVILTLAGSLVSAGQGLIVHDLIRKGLVDAIVATGANIVDQDFFEALGHRHYQGDPKADDEALRRLWIDRIYDTYIDEEELRHTDYTIAEIASSLEPRPYSSREFIWHMGRYLAERGLGEKSIVRAAYEEGVPIFVPAFSDSSAGFGLVYHQVKHPKAHVTIDSVADFRELTQIKLQAGTTGLVMLGGGVPKNFAQDIVVAAEVLGHQVEMHKYAIQITVADERDGGLSGSTLSEAQSWGKVDAALSQMVFAEATLAFPLLASYVWHRAPVRAKRRYADLFQAEAVA comes from the coding sequence ATGGAAAAGAAGGAACTCCTCTCTACGCCCGTGGTTCCCATCGACATCAAGGCCTTTGACGCCGGGCCCATCCTCGAGGCCATGGGCAAGACGGCCTTCCAGGCCAGGAACCTCCACCGGGCGGCGGAGATCTACCTCCGCATGCTGGAGGACGAGGCCGCGGTGATCCTCACCCTGGCCGGGAGCCTGGTCTCTGCCGGGCAGGGCCTCATCGTCCACGACCTCATCCGCAAGGGCCTGGTGGACGCCATCGTGGCCACCGGGGCCAACATCGTGGACCAGGACTTCTTTGAGGCCCTGGGCCACCGCCACTACCAGGGGGACCCCAAGGCGGACGACGAGGCCTTGCGCCGCCTCTGGATTGACCGCATCTACGACACCTACATTGACGAGGAGGAACTCCGCCACACGGACTACACCATCGCCGAGATCGCCAGTAGCCTAGAGCCCCGTCCCTACTCCAGCCGGGAGTTCATCTGGCACATGGGCCGCTACCTGGCGGAGAGGGGCTTGGGGGAGAAGAGCATCGTGCGGGCGGCCTATGAGGAGGGGGTGCCCATCTTTGTCCCCGCCTTCTCCGACTCCTCGGCCGGCTTCGGCCTCGTTTACCACCAGGTGAAGCACCCCAAGGCCCACGTGACCATCGACTCCGTGGCCGACTTCCGCGAGCTCACCCAGATCAAGCTCCAGGCGGGCACCACCGGCCTGGTCATGCTGGGGGGCGGGGTGCCCAAGAACTTCGCCCAGGACATCGTGGTGGCCGCCGAGGTCCTGGGCCACCAGGTGGAGATGCACAAGTACGCCATCCAGATCACCGTGGCCGACGAGCGGGACGGGGGGCTTTCCGGTTCCACCCTGAGCGAGGCCCAGAGCTGGGGCAAGGTGGACGCGGCCCTTTCCCAGATGGTCTTCGCCGAGGCCACCCTGGCCTTCCCCCTCCTGGCCTCCTACGTCTGGCACCGGGCCCCGGTCCGGGCCAAGCGCCGCTACGCCGATCTGTTCCAGGCCGAGGCCGTGGCCTAA